A single window of uncultured Methanospirillum sp. DNA harbors:
- the thsA gene encoding thermosome subunit alpha, which translates to MSTQLGGQPIYILKQGSSRNRGRDAQSMNITAAKAVANAVRTTLGPKGMDKMLVDSIGDVVITNDGFTILSEMDIEQPAAKMMVEIAKTQDTEVGDGTTTAVVIAGELLKRSEDLIELGIHPTVIVQGYRMASEKAQDILKGLAISMKPSDTGILKKIAETAMAGKGSESANLLLCDLVSTAVTRVSDSDGSVDIDNIKIEKKVGGSIEDSEIIMGIVLEKERVHPGMPTKITKAKILLLNVGVEYKKTEVDAEITITRPDQMQAFINEEERMIKKIADAIIKTGANVVISQKAIEDTAQHQLAKAGILAIRRVKGSDMDKLALATGATIVSSIDEISVKELGFAGIVEERKILGDDMIFIEECKNPKAVSIIIRGGTEHVIAEYGRAIEDAVRVVSTVLEDKKFVAGGGAPEIELSLRLREYGSSVGGRAQLAIEAFAASLEIIPRTLAENAGLDPIDMIVALRAAHEKGETTSGLNVFEGKPVDMLKEGVIEPLRVKIQAIVSATEAAGMILRIDDIIKSAKSAAPAMPPGGMGEMGGMGM; encoded by the coding sequence ATGTCAACACAACTTGGTGGGCAGCCGATTTATATTCTTAAACAAGGCAGTTCCCGGAACCGGGGCCGTGATGCTCAAAGTATGAATATCACCGCTGCAAAGGCGGTTGCTAATGCGGTCCGTACTACACTTGGCCCGAAAGGGATGGATAAAATGCTTGTCGATTCGATAGGCGATGTGGTCATCACCAACGATGGATTTACTATCCTCAGTGAGATGGACATTGAACAACCGGCAGCGAAGATGATGGTGGAGATCGCGAAAACTCAGGACACTGAAGTTGGCGATGGTACCACCACTGCGGTTGTTATTGCTGGAGAACTTCTCAAGCGTTCCGAAGACCTCATAGAACTTGGAATCCACCCGACTGTTATCGTGCAGGGCTACCGGATGGCATCCGAGAAAGCCCAGGATATCCTCAAGGGTTTGGCGATATCAATGAAACCATCTGATACCGGCATACTTAAAAAGATAGCAGAGACAGCTATGGCTGGGAAAGGTTCAGAATCTGCAAATCTTTTACTCTGTGATCTTGTTTCAACGGCTGTTACCCGTGTCTCCGATTCAGATGGCTCGGTGGATATTGATAATATCAAGATTGAGAAAAAAGTTGGCGGGTCGATTGAAGACTCAGAAATTATCATGGGTATCGTTCTTGAAAAAGAGAGAGTCCACCCGGGTATGCCTACAAAAATTACCAAAGCAAAAATTCTGCTTTTAAACGTTGGAGTTGAGTATAAAAAAACAGAAGTTGACGCTGAGATAACGATCACCCGGCCTGATCAGATGCAGGCCTTCATAAACGAAGAAGAACGGATGATCAAGAAGATTGCTGATGCGATTATCAAAACCGGAGCTAATGTGGTTATTAGTCAGAAGGCAATTGAAGACACAGCTCAGCATCAACTTGCAAAGGCTGGAATATTAGCTATCAGGCGGGTCAAAGGCAGTGACATGGACAAACTGGCTCTGGCTACCGGTGCTACCATTGTTTCAAGTATTGATGAAATATCTGTTAAAGAACTTGGATTTGCCGGGATAGTCGAGGAGCGAAAGATTCTGGGAGATGATATGATTTTTATTGAGGAATGTAAAAACCCCAAAGCAGTCTCTATCATCATTCGCGGAGGAACAGAACATGTCATTGCAGAATATGGCCGTGCCATAGAAGATGCCGTTCGGGTAGTTTCCACTGTTCTTGAGGATAAGAAATTTGTTGCCGGTGGTGGTGCTCCTGAAATTGAGTTGTCTCTCCGTCTCAGGGAATACGGGTCTTCAGTAGGGGGTCGTGCCCAACTTGCTATCGAAGCCTTTGCTGCGTCGCTTGAGATTATTCCCCGGACTCTTGCAGAAAATGCAGGTCTTGACCCGATTGATATGATTGTTGCATTACGTGCTGCTCATGAGAAGGGTGAGACAACTTCCGGTCTGAATGTTTTCGAAGGAAAACCCGTGGATATGCTCAAAGAAGGAGTCATTGAGCCACTCCGGGTTAAAATCCAGGCCATTGTGAGTGCAACAGAAGCAGCAGGTATGATACTGAGAATTGATGATATTATCAAATCTGCAAAATCAGCAGCTCCGGCAATGCCACCGGGTGGTATGGGGGAGATGGGCGGAATGGGGATGTAA